From the Astatotilapia calliptera chromosome 6, fAstCal1.2, whole genome shotgun sequence genome, one window contains:
- the LOC113024552 gene encoding histone H1-like — protein MSEEAPAPAAAAAPAKAAKKKTTASKPKKVGPSVGELIVKAMAASKERSGVSTVALKKALAAGGYDVDKNKARVKTAIKSLVAKGTLVQTKGTGASGSFKMNKKATESKAKKPAKKAAPKAKKPAAAKAKKPAAAAKKSPKKPAAAKKPAAAKKSPKKAKKPAVAAKKPSKSPKKAAAKSPKKVTKKPPAAKKAPAKKAAKPKAKKAATHNSIIVKAR, from the coding sequence ATGTCAGAGGAAGCACCCGCACCTGCTGCTGCCGCCGCCCCGGCCAAGGCGGCCAAGAAGAAGACGACGGCTTCCAAGCCGAAGAAGGTGGGCCCCAGCGTGGGCGAGTTGATTGTGAAAGCCATGGCCGCTTCCAAGGAGCGCAGCGGCGTGTCCACAGTCGCTCTCAAGAAGGCTCTGGCTGCCGGAGGCTACGATGTGGACAAGAACAAGGCCCGCGTCAAGACCGCCATCAAGAGCCTGGTGGCCAAGGGCACTCTGGTGCAGACCAAGGGCACCGGGGCCTCCGGATCCTTCAAGATGAACAAGAAGGCTACCGAGAGCAAAGCCAAGAAGCCCGCAAAGAAAGCCGCTCCCAAAGCCAAGAAGCCCGCCGCTGCCAAAGCCAAGAAGCCGGCAGCAGCCGCTAAAAAGTCCCCCAAGAAGCCAGCGGCAGCCAAGAAGCCCGCAGCCGCTAAGAAGTCCCCCAAGAAGGCCAAGAAGCCCGCTGTGGCGGCCAAGAAGCCCAGCAAGAGCCCCAAGAAGGCGGCAGCCAAGAGCCCCAAGAAGGTCACCAAGAAGCCTCCCGCAGCCAAGAAAGCCCCCGCCAAGAAGGCCGCCAAACCCAAAGCCAAGAAGGCGGCCACGCATAATAGCATTATTGTCAAAGCAAGATAA